A single genomic interval of Spinacia oleracea cultivar Varoflay chromosome 6, BTI_SOV_V1, whole genome shotgun sequence harbors:
- the LOC110805070 gene encoding uncharacterized protein gives MNPPPTSFSGRRRSSVIDVNTPPILTSASPAPRKSSVCDSPPRQYAAPTTDDGGSAENIATRKASVWDDNTNTASRSTDSGYGAQPGNEGSTTLGWITGTELVSSPTSYDISSTIDHGSSASAENIATRKASAWDDNTGTGSMNSTRASVTGIAGRRSTACDDDDTCTASTRRASVTGIAGRRSTALDRPPWDLFSGAPPSNEGSTWDWMSEIVSMISNTNGDGDGLSSDKNRVYYVGNMNHVFETHNDQKSLAIVDVETIMYAYGVDKACVEEIFSKIDPKKSGIFNINSNNKQILVASIMNFSSPKEPLVNLRHASKCFRNNLLSPLHFAGYIIDVLRGRCIGNEPHFMILGMYSILGVLQGSTNRGLTTKDVEKFVSLWKVNNSDEAQDLISMIKDDHNGTISCWSFYNLLYRRNMFGKQRIEVFDIQGKQKSSMFFPLIDKDQDGFLSSADLSSFAATFGRYPSDEAIDRVTRKLDMDGDGKINVEDFCVAMELVLDGMAWEFWLVAILLTFEL, from the exons ATGAATCCACCACCAACTTCGTTTTCCGGCCGCCGTCGTTCTTCCGTGATCGACGTCAACACTCCTCCTATTCTCACATCCGCCTCACCAGCACCCCGAAAGTCCTCCGTTTGTGATTCTCCTCCGCGGCAATACGCCGCTCCAACCACTGATGATGGCGGCTCAGCTGAAAACATAGCAACCCGAAAAGCTTCGGTTTGGGATGATAATACGAATACCGCGTCTAGATCCACGGATTCGGGTTACGGGGCACAACCGGGAAATGAAGGGTCCACTACTTTGGGTTGGATAACCGGGACTGAGCTCGTCTCGTCTCCTACATCTTACGACATCTCCAGTACCATTGATCATGGCTCTTCTGCTTCAGCTGAAAACATAGCAACCCGAAAGGCTTCGGCATGGGATGATAATACGGGTACGGGTTCTATGAACAGTACCCGGGCTTCTGTGACGGGTATTGCTGGACGCAGGTCCACGGCTTGCGATGATGATGATACGTGTACCGCTTCTACCCGGCGGGCCTCTGTGACGGGTATAGCTGGACGGAGGTCCACGGCGTTGGACCGTCCACCTTGGGATTTGTTTTCCGGGGCTCCGCCGAGTAATGAAGGGTCCACCTGGGATTGGATGTCTGAGATCGTCTCCATGATTTCTAATACTAATGGTGATGGTGACGGTCTAAGTTCAG ACAAAAACCGGGTTTATTATGTTGGCAACATGAATCACGTTTTCGAAACCCACAACGATCAGAAAAGTCTAGCCATTGTTGATGTTGAGACCATCATGTACGCCTATGGAGTTGACAAGGCCTGTGTTGAAGAAATCTTCAGCAAAATTGACCCTAAAAAAAGTGGGATATTCAACATCAACTCCAACAACAAGCAAATTCTAGTCGCCTCGATCATGAACTTCTCTTCTCCAAAGGAGCCACTCGTTAATCTAAGGCATGCTAGCAAGTGCTTTCGAAACAACTTGCTATCACCACTCCATTTTGCTGGTTATATCATCGAcgttcttagaggaagatgtatAG GAAATGAGCCTCACTTTATGATCCTAGGAATGTATAGCATACTTGGAGTTTTGCAAGGTTCCACGAACCGTGGACTTACCACCAAAGATGTGGAGAAGTTTGTGTCATTGTGGAAAGTAAATAATTCAGACGAGGCACAAGACCTTATAAGTATGATCAAAGATGATCATAATGGAACTATTTCATGTTGGAGCTTCTACAACTTATTGTACCGTAGGAACATGTTTGGAAAGCAGAGAATTGAAGTGTTTGATATACAGGGGAAGCAAAAATCGTCAATGTTCTTCCCATTAATAGATAAAGACCAAGATGGGTTCCTCTCCTCTGCTGATCTTTCTAGTTTTGCTGCAACCTTTGGCCGATACCCATCCGATGAAGCGATTGATCGTGTGACTCGGAAGCTTGATATGGATGGTGATGGTAAGATCAATGTTGAGGATTTTTGTGTGGCAATGGAGCTTGTATTGGATGGGATGGCATGGGAGTTTTGGTTGGTTGCTATCTTGCTCACTTTTGAGCTTTAG